The DNA region GCCAGCCCTTCTTGTGCGCGCAGATGCTGAGCCGCGGCTTCACGACGGTGCGTgacacgggcggcgcgacgctggccctcaaggaggccatcgacgacgacgtgttCCCCGGCCCGCGGCTCGTCATCTCCAACAAGGCACTCTcgcagacgggcgggcacggcgacgcccgcgggcCGCACCAGGCGCACCAGCagtgctgcggcggcggcgccgacacgCTGCTGACGCaggtcatcgacggcgtgcCGGCGTGCATCCAGGCGGCTCGCCACCAGATCCGCACGGGGGCCGACTTTATCAAGAtcatggtgggcggcggggtggcCTCGCCCACCGACAGGCTAGACAACACGCAGTtcaccgccgacgagatCCGGGCCATTTGCGAGGTGGCCGACTCGTACGGCACCTACGTGACGGCGCACGCGTACACGCCAAAGGCGATCCggcacgccgtcgacaacggcgTCCGCTGCATCGAGCACGGCaacctcatcgacgaggagacggccaAGTTCATGGCGGACCACGACGTCTGGCTCGTGCCCACGCTCATCACGTACCAAGCCATGAGCGAGGACAAGTACGCCGACTTCCTGCCGCCCGTCAACCGGGACAAGAACCGCGAGGTGCTCGCCCGGGGGGTCGCCTCGCTGCGCATGGCGCACGACGCAGGCGTCAGCATCTGCCACGGGTCGGACCTACTGGGGCCGCTacaggaggagcagagccGCGAGTTCGAGATCCGGGCAcgggcgctcgacgccgccgaggtgctgCGGGGCGccacggtgacggcggcgcggctgctcagGCAGGACGACTTCCTCGGCCAGGTCGAGGCGGGCTTCGCCGCGGACCTGCTGGTGCTCGACGCGAACCCGCTCGAGGACGTGTCGGTACtggcgcggccgcagcagaACGTGCTGGCGGTCATGAAGAACGGGAGGGTGTACACGAGCCGATGGCGACAGCTGCCCGAGGACGTGGCTCAgtcgatggcgatggcctgacgaggtggaggaggagtcgctacggcggcggacgcattggcggcggcggcgtgttgGCGAGTCGTGAGTAAGGAGGCACCTTGGTAGTGAGGGTTTGCGGTAAGCGAGCGA from Purpureocillium takamizusanense chromosome 3, complete sequence includes:
- a CDS encoding uncharacterized protein (MEROPS:MER0005900~EggNog:ENOG503NXY9~COG:G) encodes the protein MTLRRAEPTMATQVPSAAGTPARLIKPWMLPPQTSYLFKNANVVDTVEGVVRKQTVRLADGLIQAVGERIGAGSHDVVVDLDGKFLCPGLIDCHVHLSAVAGNASLAASAFPSDPAVSYFRQPFLCAQMLSRGFTTVRDTGGATLALKEAIDDDVFPGPRLVISNKALSQTGGHGDARGPHQAHQQCCGGGADTLLTQVIDGVPACIQAARHQIRTGADFIKIMVGGGVASPTDRLDNTQFTADEIRAICEVADSYGTYVTAHAYTPKAIRHAVDNGVRCIEHGNLIDEETAKFMADHDVWLVPTLITYQAMSEDKYADFLPPVNRDKNREVLARGVASLRMAHDAGVSICHGSDLLGPLQEEQSREFEIRARALDAAEVLRGATVTAARLLRQDDFLGQVEAGFAADLLVLDANPLEDVSVLARPQQNVLAVMKNGRVYTSRWRQLPEDVAQSMAMA